GCGATCGCCTCCCCCACAGGGGGAGGATTTACGATCCGTCCGCCAACCATCGGCTCCGCCACCCCGGTCGTCCCAGGAAAGCTGATCGGCAGCCCCCGCGCCGTCCGGGCCGCCAGGAACGCAAAGGCCTCGGCCTCGATGGCGTCGCCGCGCCAGCCCAGGTCGTCGGCCGAGATCACTTCGGAGATCCCGTGAAGCGCCTCGCCAAGTCCCCGCATCATGTGGGCGTTGTGCCGTCCGCCACCGGCGACGATCAGCTGTTTCGGGCGCTCGCCCTCGGGCAGCCATTCGTAAGCCCGGGCCACGCTGGCCACCGTGAAGGCTGTCAGGGTGGCGGCGGCGTCCTCCAGCGACAGGGCCTCGACGCTCTCGATCGGGAAGTCGAACCGGTCCAGCGACTTGGGCGGCTTGCTGGTGAAATAGGGCCGGGCCAGCAGGCTCGCCAGCACGCCCTGGTCCACCGACCCTGCCATGGCCAGCCGCCCGCCCTCGTCGAACCGTCCTGCCCCGCGCGCCTGGACGACCAGGTCGATCATGCCGTTGGCCGGCCCGGTGTCGAAGGCCAGCAACGCGCCGTCTCGCTGGACGAAGGTGACATTGGCCACCCCGCCCAGGTTCAGCGCCGCCACCGGCGCGGCCAGGCCCGAGGCCCGGGCGCGGGCGGCGTGATAGATCGGGGCCAGCGGCGCCCCCTCCCCGCCGGCCGCGACGTCGGCGGTGCGGAAGTCGAAGGCCACCGGCCGGCCGCAGCCCGCCGCCAGGCGCTCGGCGTCGAGCAGTTGCACCGTCCGCCCTACCCGCTCGGGCGTCGGCCGTTCGTGCAGCACGGTCTGGCCGTGCACGCCCAGCAGGTCGAAGTCGCTCCAGGCCAGGCCGTGCTCGGCGATGAAGCTCTGCGCCGCGTGCAGGTGCTCGTCGGCCACGGCGCGCCGGGCCTCGGCGAAGATCGCCGGCTCCGGCTCGCCCCGCGCCCAGCTCCGGGCGATGGTCGTGGTCTCCAGCAGCAGGTCGCGAGTGGCCTCGCGCAGCTTGCGCTCGCCGGCCGGCCCGAAGGCCTGGATCTCTTCGCCGTCGGTCTCGAGCACCGCCATGTCGACCGCGTCGAGCGAGGTGCCGGTCATGAATCCCAGGATACGCATGGTCTGGTTGACTGCCATGGCCCGCGCCGGGTAGCTAGAGCCCATGATCGTCCAGCGCCCCAACACCCGCGCCTATTACCGCCCGCTGTCCTAGCGGGAGGCCGACCGATCACGTCCGCGCCCCGCCCTCACCGGCGACACGCGGATCCTCAGCGAACGTCTCCGGTCTACTTCCAGGAGACTTCCACGATGAACCCCTCGCCACAGACCGCCTCGCCCGTGCTAGAGGCACCGTCAGCCAATTCAGAGAGTCGAACCATGTCCGCCGCCGCGTCCTTCAAGTCGGAATTCCTCCAGACCCTGCAGGCGCGCGGCTACATCCACCAGATCACCCACCCGGATGAACTGGACGCGGCGGCCGCCGGCGGGATCGTCACGGCCTACATTGGTTTCGACGCCACCGCGCCGTCCCTGCACGTCGGCAGCCTGATCCAGATCATGATGCTGCGCCGCCTGCAGCAGGCCGGCCACAAGCCGATCGTCCTGATGGGCGGCGGCACCACCAAGGTGGGCGACCCGACCGGCAAAGACGAGAGCCGCAAGCTGCTCAGCGACGCCGACATCCAGGCGAATATCGCCGGCATCAAGCAGGTGTTCGCCAAGTTCCTGACCTTCGGTGACGGGCCGACCGACGCCATCATGGTCGACAACGACGAGTGGCTCTCCAAGTTCGGCTACGTGCAGTTCCTGCGCGACTACGGCGTGCACTTCACGGTCAACCGGATGCTGGCCTTCGACTCGGTCAAGCTGCGGCTCGAGCGCGAGCAGCCGATGACCTTCCTCGAATTCAACTACATGCTGATGCAGGCCACCGACTTCCTGGAGCTGAACCGCAAGTACGGCTGCGTGCTGCAGATGGGCGGCTCGGACCAGTGGGGCAACATCCTCAACGGCGTGGAGCTGACGCGGCGCGTGGATCAGAAGGCCGCCTTCGGCCTGACCACGCCGCTGCTGGCCACCGCCTCGGGCGCCAAGATGGGCAAGACCATGTCGGGCGCGGTGTGGCTGAACGCTGAGCAACTGAGCCCGTACGACTACTGGCAGTTCTGGCGCAACACCGAGGACGCCGATGTCGGCCGGTTCCTCAAGCTGTTCACCGACCTGCCGCTCGACGAGATCGCCCGCCTGGAAGCCCTGCCGGGCGCCCAGATCAACGACGCCAAGAAGGTGCTGGCCGACGAAGCCACCCGCATGGCCCACGGCGAGGACGAGGCCCGCAAGGCCCGTGACGCCGCCGAGAAGGCGTTCGAGCAAGGCGCGCTGTCGGCCGACCTGCCGACCTTCGAGGTGCCCGCCGCGGACCTGAAGGCCGGTATCGTGCTGGCCAACCTGTTCGCCGACGCTGGCCTGGCCGCCTCGCGCGGCGAGGCGCGCCGCTTGGCTCAGGGCGGCGGCGTCAAGCTGAACGACAAGGCCGAGCCCGACGCCAACCGCGTGGTCACCGAGGCCGACCTCGTCGACGGCGTCGTCAAGCTGGCGGCCGGCAAGAAGAAGATCGTGCTGGTCAAGCCGGTCTAGAATATCGCCCTCGTCCTTCGACAAGCTCGGGATGAGGGCTACTGAGGCGACCGTGAAATCCTCACCCTGAGCTTGTCGAAGGGCGAGGATTTCACCCACCGAACTGGAAGGATAGAGAGCGATGAGCGACC
The window above is part of the Caulobacter soli genome. Proteins encoded here:
- a CDS encoding anhydro-N-acetylmuramic acid kinase — its product is MRILGFMTGTSLDAVDMAVLETDGEEIQAFGPAGERKLREATRDLLLETTTIARSWARGEPEPAIFAEARRAVADEHLHAAQSFIAEHGLAWSDFDLLGVHGQTVLHERPTPERVGRTVQLLDAERLAAGCGRPVAFDFRTADVAAGGEGAPLAPIYHAARARASGLAAPVAALNLGGVANVTFVQRDGALLAFDTGPANGMIDLVVQARGAGRFDEGGRLAMAGSVDQGVLASLLARPYFTSKPPKSLDRFDFPIESVEALSLEDAAATLTAFTVASVARAYEWLPEGERPKQLIVAGGGRHNAHMMRGLGEALHGISEVISADDLGWRGDAIEAEAFAFLAARTARGLPISFPGTTGVAEPMVGGRIVNPPPVGEAIA
- the tyrS gene encoding tyrosine--tRNA ligase — its product is MNPSPQTASPVLEAPSANSESRTMSAAASFKSEFLQTLQARGYIHQITHPDELDAAAAGGIVTAYIGFDATAPSLHVGSLIQIMMLRRLQQAGHKPIVLMGGGTTKVGDPTGKDESRKLLSDADIQANIAGIKQVFAKFLTFGDGPTDAIMVDNDEWLSKFGYVQFLRDYGVHFTVNRMLAFDSVKLRLEREQPMTFLEFNYMLMQATDFLELNRKYGCVLQMGGSDQWGNILNGVELTRRVDQKAAFGLTTPLLATASGAKMGKTMSGAVWLNAEQLSPYDYWQFWRNTEDADVGRFLKLFTDLPLDEIARLEALPGAQINDAKKVLADEATRMAHGEDEARKARDAAEKAFEQGALSADLPTFEVPAADLKAGIVLANLFADAGLAASRGEARRLAQGGGVKLNDKAEPDANRVVTEADLVDGVVKLAAGKKKIVLVKPV